In a genomic window of Dyadobacter fermentans DSM 18053:
- a CDS encoding sugar phosphate isomerase/epimerase family protein, whose translation MSQNRRQFLNTLAVSAGAAVLSEAARAEQHAAPFPLSCNQYSWITFYARDGKEWGANPDASLAEFASTGLKAYEPAFNSADEVPKLLPVLQKYRLAMPSVYVNTSLHEAGEASKSISSVLAIADALKPADTKIIVTNPNPIQWGSEKNKSDEQLTEQARNLDKLGAELKKRGMTLAYHTHDVELRAAAREFHHMLLATDPKNVSLCLDVHWVYRGSGNSQVALFDIVKLYGKRISELHLRQSKGGIWQETFTEGDIDYPRLAQMLDSLGVKPHLVLEQCLEKTSPKTMDAVKAHKEDLVYVRKVFGV comes from the coding sequence ATGTCGCAAAACCGCCGCCAATTTCTGAACACGCTGGCTGTATCGGCCGGGGCTGCCGTGCTTTCCGAGGCCGCCCGGGCCGAGCAGCATGCCGCGCCGTTTCCGTTATCCTGCAACCAGTATTCGTGGATTACGTTCTACGCCCGCGACGGCAAGGAATGGGGCGCCAACCCGGACGCTTCCCTGGCCGAATTCGCCTCCACCGGCCTGAAAGCCTACGAGCCGGCTTTCAACAGCGCGGACGAAGTGCCGAAATTGCTGCCGGTGCTGCAAAAATACCGCCTGGCAATGCCTTCGGTGTATGTCAATACTTCCCTGCACGAGGCGGGCGAGGCCTCGAAGTCAATCTCTTCGGTACTGGCTATTGCCGATGCGCTGAAACCCGCCGATACGAAGATCATCGTGACGAATCCTAATCCTATCCAATGGGGAAGTGAGAAGAACAAATCGGACGAGCAGTTGACCGAGCAGGCCCGCAACCTCGACAAGCTGGGAGCCGAGCTGAAAAAACGCGGAATGACGCTCGCCTACCACACGCACGATGTGGAGCTGCGTGCCGCCGCCCGGGAATTTCACCACATGCTCCTCGCTACCGATCCGAAAAACGTATCGCTGTGCCTGGATGTGCATTGGGTGTACCGCGGCTCCGGCAACTCGCAAGTCGCATTGTTCGACATCGTGAAGCTCTACGGCAAGCGGATCTCCGAGCTGCATTTGCGACAATCCAAAGGCGGTATCTGGCAGGAAACCTTCACTGAAGGTGATATCGACTACCCGCGACTCGCACAAATGCTCGACAGCCTCGGCGTAAAGCCGCATTTGGTGTTGGAACAATGCCTTGAAAAAACTTCACCGAAAACAATGGACGCCGTAAAGGCGCATAAGGAAGATTTGGTTTATGTGAGGAAGGTATTTGGGGTTTGA
- a CDS encoding NAD(P)/FAD-dependent oxidoreductase has product MHHTLQLTLAPDIALDEDNFRRFVIQKLRLRESDNPFIRKTRQSIDARSRQVKINIQAEVYVGETPPALAGQRIVYPDVSKRPQALIVGCGPAGMFAALRLIELGIKPVLFERGKDVRTRRRDLAAINKEHHVNPESNYCFGEGGAGTYSDGKLYTRSNKRGDIRRVLEIFVAHSASEQILIDTHPHIGTNKLPVVVSEMRESILKAGGKIHFDTKVTDLIVRDNRVTGVVTNDKDEHTGIGVILATGHSARDIYELLHAKNILIESKSFAMGVRIEHPQNTIDKIQYHCEVDRGPYLPAASYSLVTQTRYKGVQRGVFSFCMCPGGFIVPAATASGEVVVNGMSPSRRDSPYANSGMVVTIEEADLAPYKEFGPMAGLQLQRELEQAACKLAGATQTAPAQLAVDFVKGRTSAHLRDTSYQPGLQSVDLYDVLPGHIAFPLRDALSDFGRKMRGYLSGDAQLIGVESRTSSPVRIPRERESCEHPEVKGLFPCGEGAGYAGGIMSAAMDGERCAEQLARLYAGALV; this is encoded by the coding sequence ATGCATCATACGCTTCAACTGACGCTGGCGCCCGACATCGCGCTGGACGAGGACAATTTCCGCCGCTTTGTCATCCAGAAACTCCGGCTGCGCGAGAGCGACAATCCATTCATTCGCAAAACACGCCAATCGATAGATGCCCGCAGCCGGCAGGTAAAAATTAATATACAAGCCGAAGTTTATGTTGGCGAAACGCCGCCAGCGCTTGCAGGCCAGCGGATCGTGTACCCGGATGTGAGCAAGCGCCCGCAGGCGCTGATCGTCGGCTGCGGACCGGCCGGCATGTTCGCCGCATTGCGGCTGATCGAGCTAGGTATCAAACCGGTTTTGTTCGAAAGAGGAAAGGACGTGCGCACGAGGCGGCGCGATCTGGCGGCTATTAATAAAGAACATCACGTCAACCCGGAATCGAATTACTGTTTTGGAGAAGGTGGCGCCGGCACGTATTCCGACGGCAAACTTTACACCCGCTCCAACAAGCGCGGCGACATCCGGCGCGTGCTCGAAATATTCGTCGCCCATAGCGCCAGCGAGCAAATCCTGATCGACACCCACCCGCACATCGGCACCAACAAGCTGCCGGTAGTGGTATCCGAAATGCGCGAAAGCATCCTCAAAGCAGGTGGCAAAATCCATTTTGACACCAAGGTAACCGACCTCATCGTGCGCGACAACCGCGTTACCGGCGTGGTCACCAATGACAAGGACGAACATACCGGCATCGGCGTCATACTGGCTACGGGCCATTCGGCGCGGGACATTTACGAGCTGCTGCACGCCAAAAACATCCTTATCGAGAGCAAATCCTTCGCGATGGGTGTCCGGATCGAACATCCGCAGAACACCATCGACAAAATACAATACCACTGCGAGGTGGATCGCGGGCCGTATTTGCCAGCGGCTTCGTACAGCCTTGTCACCCAAACCCGCTACAAAGGCGTGCAACGGGGCGTTTTCTCGTTTTGCATGTGCCCGGGCGGCTTCATTGTACCGGCGGCAACGGCCTCGGGCGAGGTGGTCGTCAATGGCATGTCGCCCTCCCGCCGCGATTCCCCCTATGCCAATTCGGGTATGGTGGTGACGATCGAAGAGGCCGACCTGGCACCTTACAAGGAATTCGGCCCGATGGCCGGCTTACAGCTCCAACGCGAACTCGAACAAGCCGCCTGCAAACTCGCAGGTGCCACTCAAACAGCGCCCGCGCAACTGGCCGTGGATTTCGTCAAAGGCCGCACATCCGCACATTTGCGCGACACTTCCTACCAGCCCGGCCTGCAATCGGTCGACCTGTACGACGTGCTTCCGGGCCACATCGCATTTCCATTGCGCGACGCATTGTCGGATTTCGGCCGTAAAATGCGCGGCTACCTCTCCGGCGACGCCCAACTGATCGGCGTCGAAAGCCGCACCTCCTCGCCCGTACGCATCCCGCGCGAGCGCGAAAGCTGCGAACATCCCGAAGTCAAAGGACTATTTCCCTGCGGCGAAGGCGCCGGTTACGCAGGAGGCATAATGTCCGCCGCCATGGACGGCGAACGCTGCGCGGAGCAACTCGCCAGGCTGTACGCCGGGGCGTTGGTATAA
- a CDS encoding DUF4160 domain-containing protein, whose amino-acid sequence MPEIFRMFGMKFFFYSLEHLPIHIHVRSADGTAKFEVNPVKLVESRGIKPKDLVLAEALVEQHSELIIKKWHEFHGE is encoded by the coding sequence ATGCCAGAAATTTTCCGGATGTTCGGCATGAAGTTCTTCTTTTATAGCCTGGAACATCTACCCATTCACATCCACGTCAGAAGCGCTGACGGGACGGCCAAATTTGAAGTAAATCCGGTGAAGCTTGTCGAGAGCCGCGGCATAAAACCGAAGGATCTGGTCCTCGCGGAGGCATTGGTAGAGCAGCATTCGGAACTAATTATCAAGAAGTGGCATGAATTTCATGGTGAATGA
- a CDS encoding DUF2442 domain-containing protein — MKISKVWFDETNIYLVLDSGHTIGNPLGWFKRLENASEAQRLRFEIGPLGDSIHWEELDEDLSLESFFDFKRELNYAKI, encoded by the coding sequence ATGAAAATCAGCAAGGTTTGGTTCGACGAAACCAATATATATCTGGTACTTGATAGCGGTCATACGATCGGGAACCCTTTGGGGTGGTTCAAACGACTCGAAAACGCGTCGGAAGCGCAACGTCTGCGTTTCGAAATCGGTCCATTAGGTGATAGCATCCATTGGGAAGAGCTGGACGAAGATCTGAGTCTGGAAAGCTTTTTCGATTTCAAAAGAGAACTCAATTACGCAAAAATTTAG
- a CDS encoding NUDIX hydrolase: protein MAALESFSAFTEQLTQKLQSPLPGETAHRVMQASSRLRLTFKPNTRTRRSAVLILFYPYQDEIYFPLILRPAYDGVHSGQVAFPGGRYELSDENLIRTALREAQEEIGLRLTDVKILGALTELFIPASNFHVLPVVAAMPYRPGFYPDPREVEDIFEIKLEEISDINIIGSSDIQVRGEQVHAPHYMVQGYKIWGATAMMISELLAVLNAPEN, encoded by the coding sequence ATGGCCGCATTGGAATCGTTTTCCGCTTTTACCGAACAACTGACCCAGAAATTGCAATCCCCGCTCCCAGGTGAAACGGCCCACCGGGTAATGCAGGCTTCCTCCCGGCTCCGCCTTACCTTCAAGCCCAATACCCGCACCCGCCGCAGCGCGGTGCTGATCCTTTTTTACCCCTACCAGGACGAAATCTATTTCCCCCTCATTCTCCGTCCGGCCTACGACGGCGTGCACAGCGGCCAGGTGGCATTCCCCGGCGGGCGTTACGAGCTGAGCGACGAAAACCTCATCCGCACCGCGTTGCGGGAGGCGCAGGAAGAGATCGGCCTCAGGCTGACGGACGTGAAAATACTGGGCGCATTGACCGAACTTTTCATCCCCGCCAGCAACTTTCACGTGCTGCCGGTCGTGGCCGCGATGCCCTATCGCCCCGGCTTCTATCCCGACCCGCGCGAGGTCGAAGATATTTTTGAGATCAAACTCGAAGAAATTTCTGATATTAACATTATCGGATCGAGCGACATCCAAGTGCGTGGCGAACAGGTACATGCGCCGCATTATATGGTGCAGGGTTATAAAATCTGGGGCGCTACAGCCATGATGATCAGCGAGCTGCTGGCCGTGCTCAATGCGCCGGAGAACTGA
- a CDS encoding DNA gyrase/topoisomerase IV subunit A, giving the protein MDENGAAPDVEDSGLHDKLPISGLYENWFLDYASYVILERAVPAIEDGLKPVQRRIMHALNEMDDGRFNKVANVVGSSMQYHPHGDASIYDAIVNIGQKELLFDTQGNWGDIRTGDGAAAARYIEVRLSRFGKDVVFNDDTTEWQLSYDGRKREPITLPVKFPLLLTLGVEGIAVGLSTKILPHNFCELIEASIGILQGKEVTIYPDFLTGGLVDVSNYNDGHRGGKVRVRAKIEEEDKKMLVIRDIPFGTTTTSLIESIIKANDAGKIKIKKVVDNTAADVEIQVHLAPGVSPDITMDALYAFTECEVSISPNACIIIAEKPHFVGVTDILKYNTQQTVHLLQRELEIKRLELLEKILYGSLEKIFIENRIYRDIEECETFEAVIRTIDKGLEPFKPQFYREITDDDIVALTEIRIKRISKYDSFKADELMRKWEADLAETEDNLAHITRFAIEYFRDLLKKYGKNRGRRTEIRAFNQIAANIVAANNQKLYVNRAEGFVGYGLKKDEYVMDCSDIDDIIVFRGDGRCVVTKVQDKVFVGKDIIYCAVFVKNDERKVYNVVYVDGKTGVSYAKRFQVTAVTRDREYDLTQGTPKSKITYFTANDNGEAEIITVNLQAQSKAKVKQFDYNFAELLIKNRSAMGNILTKYPVRKITLKAAGRSTLGGVDMWFDPIIGRLNRDERGEYLGNFGPSDNIVVIYKDGSYELTNFDLTNHYEPHEVLLVKKFDTKLPITAIYFDGGQKQHFIKRFNIETSSLDKKFLFISDAKNSKLILASTDVRPRLEIVYPKTAQKEQSTEEYLVEDMVDIRGWRAQGNRIPNDKFKDIRWLEPLAVPTEEPAETVTGEAPDDDNAEEATEETANALEENTVIPTEPEDETEASAADGDEESKTKSETKPKKDKKGPDSKKQLGLFE; this is encoded by the coding sequence ATGGACGAAAACGGAGCTGCGCCCGACGTAGAAGATAGCGGATTGCATGATAAACTGCCCATTTCGGGTTTATACGAAAACTGGTTTCTTGATTATGCCTCTTATGTAATTCTGGAACGCGCCGTTCCGGCGATCGAAGACGGGCTGAAACCCGTTCAACGGCGCATTATGCACGCGCTCAACGAAATGGACGACGGCCGCTTCAACAAGGTGGCCAACGTAGTCGGTTCATCCATGCAATACCACCCGCACGGCGATGCGTCTATTTATGATGCGATCGTCAATATCGGGCAAAAGGAACTGCTTTTCGACACGCAGGGTAACTGGGGCGATATCCGTACCGGCGACGGTGCCGCTGCTGCCCGTTACATCGAGGTGCGGCTGTCGCGGTTTGGCAAGGATGTCGTTTTTAATGACGATACCACCGAATGGCAGCTCTCCTACGACGGCCGTAAGCGCGAACCGATCACGCTGCCCGTCAAATTCCCGCTGCTGCTCACGCTCGGCGTGGAGGGTATCGCGGTAGGTTTGTCCACCAAAATACTTCCCCACAACTTCTGCGAGCTGATCGAGGCGTCGATCGGCATACTACAAGGCAAAGAGGTGACCATTTATCCCGATTTCCTCACGGGCGGGCTTGTCGATGTGTCCAACTATAACGATGGCCACCGCGGCGGAAAAGTACGGGTACGTGCCAAAATCGAGGAGGAGGACAAAAAGATGCTCGTTATCCGCGACATTCCTTTTGGCACCACCACTACTTCCCTCATCGAATCGATCATCAAAGCGAACGATGCGGGTAAGATCAAGATCAAAAAGGTGGTGGATAACACCGCCGCCGATGTGGAAATCCAGGTGCACCTAGCGCCCGGCGTTTCGCCCGACATTACGATGGACGCGCTTTACGCATTCACAGAATGCGAGGTCTCCATTTCGCCGAATGCGTGTATTATTATTGCTGAAAAGCCGCATTTCGTCGGCGTTACCGACATTCTCAAATACAACACCCAGCAGACGGTCCACCTCTTGCAGCGCGAGCTCGAAATCAAACGGCTCGAATTGCTCGAAAAGATCCTGTACGGCTCGCTGGAAAAGATATTTATCGAAAACCGCATTTACCGCGACATCGAAGAGTGCGAAACCTTCGAAGCGGTGATCCGGACGATTGATAAAGGACTTGAACCGTTCAAACCCCAGTTTTACCGCGAGATCACCGACGACGACATCGTTGCCCTCACCGAGATCCGCATTAAACGCATTTCCAAATACGACAGCTTCAAAGCCGACGAGCTAATGCGCAAATGGGAGGCCGACCTGGCCGAAACCGAGGACAACCTGGCGCATATCACGCGGTTCGCGATCGAGTATTTCAGGGATCTGCTTAAAAAATATGGCAAAAACCGCGGCAGAAGGACCGAAATCCGGGCTTTCAACCAGATTGCCGCCAATATCGTGGCCGCCAACAACCAGAAACTGTACGTAAACCGGGCCGAAGGTTTCGTCGGCTATGGCCTCAAAAAGGACGAGTACGTGATGGATTGTTCGGATATCGACGATATTATCGTTTTCCGGGGCGATGGACGGTGCGTGGTTACGAAGGTTCAGGACAAGGTTTTTGTTGGGAAAGACATTATCTATTGCGCGGTTTTTGTCAAAAACGATGAGCGAAAAGTGTATAATGTCGTGTATGTGGATGGCAAAACGGGCGTTTCATATGCCAAGCGTTTCCAGGTAACCGCCGTCACCCGCGACCGGGAGTATGATCTCACGCAAGGCACGCCGAAATCGAAAATTACGTACTTCACAGCGAACGATAATGGTGAGGCTGAGATCATTACGGTTAATCTTCAAGCACAAAGCAAAGCAAAAGTCAAGCAGTTCGACTACAATTTTGCGGAGCTGCTGATCAAAAACCGGAGCGCGATGGGTAACATTCTCACGAAATATCCCGTACGGAAAATTACATTGAAAGCGGCCGGGCGCTCGACGCTGGGCGGCGTGGATATGTGGTTCGATCCAATTATTGGTCGCCTCAACCGCGACGAACGCGGCGAATACCTTGGCAATTTCGGCCCGAGCGACAATATCGTCGTGATTTACAAGGACGGCAGCTACGAGCTTACGAATTTTGACCTGACGAACCATTACGAGCCGCACGAAGTACTGCTTGTCAAGAAGTTCGACACCAAACTGCCGATTACGGCCATTTATTTTGATGGTGGTCAGAAACAGCATTTTATCAAGCGGTTCAACATCGAAACTTCGTCGCTCGACAAGAAATTCCTTTTCATCAGCGACGCCAAAAACAGCAAGCTGATCCTTGCCAGCACAGATGTGCGCCCGCGCCTGGAAATCGTTTATCCCAAAACGGCGCAGAAAGAGCAATCGACCGAGGAATATCTGGTAGAAGACATGGTCGATATCCGCGGCTGGCGCGCGCAGGGCAACCGCATTCCTAACGACAAATTCAAGGACATCCGCTGGCTCGAACCCCTTGCCGTTCCCACAGAAGAACCGGCCGAAACGGTAACCGGCGAAGCCCCGGACGACGACAATGCCGAGGAAGCGACAGAGGAAACTGCGAATGCTTTGGAAGAAAATACTGTTATCCCAACGGAGCCCGAAGACGAAACTGAGGCCAGCGCGGCGGACGGAGACGAAGAATCCAAAACAAAAAGCGAAACCAAACCAAAAAAAGACAAGAAAGGACCCGATTCGAAAAAACAGCTAGGGCTGTTTGAATAG
- a CDS encoding SanA/YdcF family protein, protein MVFILLCNFWVVYCTRQYSYFSIESLPPNDVALVLGTSKKSEKGTENLFFKYRMEATARLFKEGKIKYIILSGNNDSQYYNEPLDMQRALLNLGIPENVMTLDYAGFRTFDSIVRCKQVFNQDNFTVISQNFHNARALYIAHNEGINAISFAAQDVPDGYSFRTLVREYLARPKAVLDVHILRPAADVTSNIQIGKNEHDE, encoded by the coding sequence ATGGTTTTCATCTTGCTCTGCAATTTCTGGGTCGTTTACTGTACGCGGCAATACTCTTATTTTTCGATCGAAAGCCTGCCGCCGAATGACGTGGCGCTGGTGCTCGGCACGAGTAAAAAGTCGGAAAAAGGAACGGAAAACCTGTTTTTCAAATACAGAATGGAAGCCACGGCGCGGCTTTTTAAGGAGGGTAAAATCAAATACATTATCCTCAGCGGCAACAACGATTCGCAATACTATAACGAGCCGCTGGATATGCAGCGCGCGCTGCTTAACCTGGGCATTCCCGAGAACGTGATGACGCTCGATTACGCCGGTTTCCGCACGTTCGATTCCATTGTGCGCTGCAAACAGGTGTTCAACCAGGATAATTTCACTGTCATTTCTCAAAATTTCCACAACGCAAGGGCATTATACATTGCTCACAATGAAGGCATTAATGCCATTTCTTTCGCCGCTCAGGACGTTCCTGACGGCTATTCCTTCCGAACCCTCGTGCGCGAATACCTCGCGCGCCCGAAGGCGGTACTCGACGTTCACATTCTACGTCCGGCCGCGGACGTAACTTCCAATATTCAAATCGGGAAAAATGAGCATGACGAATGA
- a CDS encoding DUF5686 and carboxypeptidase-like regulatory domain-containing protein — protein sequence MRPRAHITVLLLLAILARTNGFSQTVYNLKGRVTDATTGDPVPFANVGIQGRPVGTITDFDGIYQLTFTAPADSVVVTYVGYTSRSKAIMPDVARQTIDFQLTPGTTQLREVRISAGENPAWAILRKIVARKKANNPDELTAYEYESYNKIQIDIDNLSDGFRKRKSVKKMAHILDQFDGVKGENGETIIPIFISESVSDVFYRRDPQKKKEVINKTKVSGVGLTDGSVVSQLIGSTFQQYNFYNNWLNILQKDFVSPISDNWKLYYEYYLADSIPSGTGYDYQIDFEPRQKQDLAFTGTMWVDGETFALTQVDVNVGKQANLNYIDRIKIQQSYELSEANSHWLPRRTRVLIDVDEPTPQAAGMLLKFYSAQSGYKLNAPRENRFYDTAIELKDDYRDHDTTFWIKSRPEVLSAPEKLTFELIDSLKALPVVKTYTELLNIFVNGYKRIDKWNIDLGPYLFLYANNRVEGHRFRLGFRTDPGFSKKWIFSGYGAYGTRDHAFKYGGGLDYIISRKPWTMAGIAYARDLERLGLTTETIGPSTIFGALSRFGAFRRPYWQQDISAYFKREVVKGLTGSVQLRHRTFDPLFPFTYRTDPAAGEHSPLRSDFDVTEVNFEARLARKETFLLNDNERISMGTGNSPAFTLRYTHGFKHLLGADFNYNKFSFNIKQSFRAGVIGRTYYNVTFGYIPSTLPYPMLYTPLGNESFFYVENAYNLMRYFEFVSDRYFAVRMEHNFEGFILNRIPAIRRLKLRMLATGRLFYGNISHANETLTTTTDESGKQILTFNRLGSKPYLELGYGIDNIFRTGRVDFIHRLTYLDNPNVSPFAVKISFWFKL from the coding sequence ATGAGGCCGCGCGCGCACATCACCGTTCTGCTCCTGCTCGCCATTCTTGCTCGCACGAATGGCTTTTCTCAAACGGTTTATAACCTCAAAGGACGCGTCACCGACGCCACTACGGGCGATCCCGTCCCTTTTGCGAACGTCGGCATTCAGGGCCGGCCGGTGGGCACTATCACCGACTTCGACGGCATTTACCAGCTTACATTCACCGCACCTGCGGACTCGGTGGTCGTTACTTATGTGGGATATACCAGCCGGAGCAAAGCGATTATGCCGGACGTAGCACGGCAAACGATTGATTTTCAGCTCACACCCGGAACAACGCAACTGAGGGAAGTGCGGATATCGGCAGGCGAAAACCCGGCCTGGGCGATCCTGCGGAAAATAGTAGCCCGAAAAAAGGCCAATAATCCCGACGAGCTGACCGCCTACGAGTACGAATCCTACAACAAGATCCAGATCGACATTGATAACCTGTCGGATGGGTTCCGCAAGCGGAAATCCGTCAAGAAAATGGCGCATATCCTCGACCAGTTCGATGGCGTGAAGGGTGAAAACGGCGAGACGATCATCCCGATCTTCATTTCCGAGTCGGTTTCGGACGTCTTCTACCGCCGCGATCCGCAGAAAAAGAAAGAGGTGATCAACAAAACCAAAGTCTCGGGCGTGGGGCTGACCGACGGCAGTGTGGTTTCGCAGCTGATCGGGTCCACGTTTCAGCAATACAATTTTTACAACAACTGGCTCAATATCCTGCAAAAGGACTTTGTTTCCCCCATTTCCGACAACTGGAAGCTGTATTACGAATATTACCTGGCGGACAGCATCCCCAGCGGCACCGGATACGACTACCAGATCGACTTCGAACCGCGCCAGAAACAGGACCTTGCATTTACAGGCACGATGTGGGTCGACGGCGAGACGTTTGCATTGACGCAGGTGGACGTGAACGTGGGCAAACAAGCCAACCTGAACTACATCGATCGCATTAAAATCCAGCAATCCTACGAGCTTTCGGAGGCCAATAGCCACTGGCTGCCGCGCAGGACCCGCGTGCTGATCGACGTGGACGAGCCCACCCCGCAAGCCGCGGGAATGCTTTTGAAATTCTACTCCGCCCAATCCGGGTACAAGCTCAACGCCCCGCGCGAAAACCGGTTTTACGACACCGCCATCGAGCTCAAAGACGATTACCGCGACCACGACACGACATTCTGGATAAAAAGCCGGCCGGAAGTACTCAGCGCGCCGGAAAAGCTGACTTTTGAACTGATCGACTCCCTGAAAGCGCTCCCGGTGGTGAAGACCTACACCGAGTTGCTCAACATTTTTGTAAACGGCTACAAGCGCATCGACAAATGGAATATCGACCTCGGTCCCTATTTGTTTTTGTATGCCAACAACAGGGTCGAAGGCCACCGTTTCCGCCTCGGCTTCCGGACCGATCCGGGATTTAGCAAAAAATGGATTTTCAGCGGTTACGGGGCGTACGGCACGCGCGACCATGCATTTAAATACGGCGGCGGCCTGGACTACATTATCAGCCGCAAACCGTGGACAATGGCGGGCATCGCCTACGCACGGGACCTTGAACGACTGGGGCTCACCACCGAAACCATTGGCCCGAGCACCATTTTCGGGGCATTGTCGCGGTTCGGGGCATTCCGTCGGCCCTATTGGCAGCAGGATATTTCGGCCTATTTCAAAAGGGAAGTGGTGAAAGGGCTCACGGGCAGTGTGCAGCTCCGGCACCGCACGTTCGATCCGCTGTTTCCATTCACTTACCGCACCGATCCCGCCGCAGGCGAGCATTCCCCGTTACGGAGCGATTTCGATGTTACGGAAGTGAATTTTGAAGCAAGATTGGCCCGGAAAGAGACATTTTTGCTGAATGACAATGAGCGGATCAGCATGGGCACCGGAAATTCACCGGCATTTACGCTGCGCTACACGCACGGTTTCAAGCATTTGCTCGGCGCCGATTTCAACTACAATAAGTTTTCTTTCAATATTAAACAGAGCTTTCGCGCAGGCGTGATCGGGCGTACCTATTATAATGTAACGTTCGGCTATATTCCTTCCACCCTTCCCTACCCGATGCTCTACACGCCGCTGGGCAACGAGTCGTTCTTTTATGTGGAGAATGCCTATAATCTGATGCGCTATTTCGAGTTTGTGAGCGACCGGTATTTCGCGGTGCGGATGGAGCACAATTTCGAAGGATTTATATTAAACCGCATCCCTGCGATCCGGCGGCTGAAACTGCGTATGCTGGCCACGGGCCGATTGTTTTACGGCAACATCAGCCATGCGAACGAGACGCTCACCACCACTACCGACGAATCGGGCAAACAAATACTGACATTCAACCGCTTAGGCTCAAAACCTTACCTCGAACTCGGCTACGGGATCGACAATATTTTTCGCACGGGCCGCGTCGATTTCATCCACCGGCTCACGTATCTCGACAACCCTAATGTGTCGCCCTTCGCCGTGAAGATTTCCTTCTGGTTTAAATTGTAG
- a CDS encoding ABC transporter ATP-binding protein has translation MKQSRPTLRAQQITKTFGHDTVLSAVDLELAPGEWLGILGESGSGKSTLLRILGRFLDAEQGDVFFKGQLLKPVASELMPGHEAIRLIHQEFELFPNQTVEENIAYSLRFYEPDYRHEKVAELLETTALKNVKDRKAKLLSGGEKQRTAIAKAIAELPDVLLLDEPFAHLDNHNRRVLADAIERLRRQQKMSCIFVTHEAADALAWSDRIAVLRDGKIVQIGTPQEVYNNPVNSYVAELTGDINWLAGDQGKKQFYIRPEKIKPTRKPEKSRWIGKVEAVRFHGNHWEIRCLKGKEQLSFYRNKPDLEIGQEVHLTYASKDLKSI, from the coding sequence ATGAAACAGTCCCGTCCGACGCTACGCGCACAGCAAATCACCAAAACATTTGGCCATGACACCGTCCTTTCCGCCGTCGATCTCGAACTGGCGCCGGGGGAATGGCTGGGTATCCTGGGTGAAAGCGGGTCGGGGAAAAGCACCTTGCTGCGCATTCTGGGGCGTTTCCTGGATGCGGAGCAAGGTGATGTTTTTTTCAAAGGGCAACTGCTGAAACCCGTGGCCAGCGAGCTGATGCCCGGCCACGAGGCCATCCGGCTCATTCACCAGGAGTTTGAACTGTTCCCGAACCAAACCGTGGAGGAGAATATAGCTTATTCGCTGCGTTTCTACGAGCCGGATTACCGACACGAGAAAGTAGCGGAGCTTTTGGAAACCACCGCATTGAAAAACGTGAAAGACCGGAAGGCAAAGTTGCTCTCAGGCGGTGAAAAGCAGCGCACAGCCATTGCAAAAGCCATCGCCGAACTGCCCGACGTGCTGCTGCTCGACGAGCCTTTCGCGCATTTGGACAATCACAACCGCCGCGTGCTCGCCGACGCGATCGAACGCCTGCGCAGGCAGCAGAAGATGAGCTGCATATTCGTCACGCATGAAGCCGCCGACGCGCTGGCCTGGTCGGACCGCATTGCCGTGCTGCGCGATGGGAAAATCGTCCAGATCGGCACGCCGCAGGAGGTTTATAACAATCCGGTAAACAGCTACGTGGCCGAACTGACGGGAGATATCAACTGGCTGGCGGGTGACCAGGGCAAAAAGCAATTCTACATTCGCCCCGAGAAGATCAAACCCACCCGAAAACCCGAAAAGAGCCGTTGGATAGGCAAAGTGGAAGCGGTGCGCTTTCATGGCAACCATTGGGAAATTCGTTGTTTAAAAGGGAAAGAGCAATTATCCTTTTACCGCAACAAGCCGGATCTCGAAATCGGGCAGGAAGTGCATCTTACTTATGCTTCCAAAGACCTCAAAAGCATTTAA